In a genomic window of Marinitoga sp. 38H-ov:
- a CDS encoding B3/4 domain-containing protein — protein sequence MKKFIVENDFWNLFPKAKIGVVVCKGIDNTIKNEEKFKKMILEAEKKALECLKNPEFSSNEVIRIWRETFRKFKTKKGARSSIESLLKRVYKGNHLNNINPLVDIYNSISLKYLLPCGGEDIDKISGDIILTKAVGDEFFVALGEDKNEPPYEGELIYKDNNGAICRCLNWRESVRTMLTENTKNAVLCMELVDENRGKEFEIALEELSKKVMENLGGACKVSILDINNKEIILD from the coding sequence ATGAAAAAATTTATTGTTGAAAATGATTTTTGGAACTTGTTTCCTAAAGCAAAAATAGGAGTAGTTGTTTGTAAAGGAATAGATAACACCATTAAAAATGAAGAAAAATTTAAGAAAATGATTTTAGAAGCAGAAAAGAAAGCATTGGAATGTTTAAAAAATCCAGAATTTAGTAGTAATGAAGTTATTAGAATTTGGAGAGAAACTTTTCGAAAGTTTAAAACCAAAAAAGGTGCTAGATCATCTATAGAATCTTTATTAAAGAGAGTGTATAAAGGTAATCATTTAAATAATATTAATCCTTTAGTTGATATTTATAACAGTATTTCGTTGAAATATCTATTGCCTTGTGGTGGCGAGGACATTGATAAGATTTCAGGTGATATAATATTAACTAAAGCAGTTGGTGATGAATTTTTTGTTGCATTAGGTGAAGATAAAAATGAACCGCCATATGAAGGAGAATTGATATATAAGGATAATAATGGAGCCATTTGTAGATGTTTAAATTGGCGTGAATCAGTAAGAACTATGCTTACTGAAAATACTAAGAATGCGGTTTTGTGTATGGAATTAGTTGATGAAAATAGGGGAAAGGAATTTGAAATTGCTTTAGAAGAATTATCTAAAAAAGTAATGGAGAATTTAGGTGGTGCTTGTAAAGTTTCAATTTTGGATATAAATAATAAAGAAATAATATTAGATTGA
- a CDS encoding aminotransferase class I/II-fold pyridoxal phosphate-dependent enzyme, producing the protein MKLKDFKLEVYFGKYEFTAPYLLTQSDCESMKLAQLLNYESEEKSKELFDLWLGYTEVQGDPELRKIISSLYDTIPENNIVVHSGAQEPIFNFMNVLLEKGDHIISQFPIYQSLYEVANSLGCEISYWNVKKNDKGWYFDINDLKKLIKPNTKLIVLNSPNNPTGYAFKKEEYEEIIEISRKNNTYIFCDEVYKGLELDGITRPWLADLYEKGISLGVMSKSYGLAGLRIGWLATQDNNLIEKLIKMKHYTTICNSATSEFLAKIALKHSDEILNRNKEIILENLSIAEDFFNKYNSLFEFYRQMAGPIAFVKINIDEKIEDFCEKLVQNKGVLLLPANIYDYPGNYFRIGFGRKNFRESLFKFEEFLIENNYV; encoded by the coding sequence ATGAAATTAAAAGATTTTAAATTAGAGGTTTATTTTGGTAAGTACGAATTTACAGCACCTTATTTATTAACTCAATCTGATTGTGAATCGATGAAATTAGCTCAATTATTAAATTATGAAAGTGAAGAAAAAAGCAAAGAACTATTTGATCTTTGGTTAGGTTATACAGAAGTACAAGGTGATCCAGAGTTAAGAAAGATTATTTCTAGTTTATATGATACTATCCCTGAAAATAATATAGTTGTTCATTCTGGAGCACAAGAACCTATATTTAATTTTATGAATGTACTATTAGAAAAAGGTGATCATATAATATCTCAATTTCCTATATATCAGTCACTATATGAAGTAGCAAATTCTTTAGGATGTGAAATTTCATACTGGAATGTCAAAAAAAATGATAAAGGTTGGTATTTTGATATAAATGATTTAAAAAAATTAATTAAACCAAATACTAAATTAATAGTTTTAAACAGTCCAAATAACCCAACTGGTTATGCTTTTAAGAAAGAAGAATATGAAGAAATTATAGAAATTAGTAGAAAAAATAATACATATATATTTTGCGATGAAGTATATAAAGGATTAGAATTAGATGGAATAACAAGACCATGGTTGGCTGATTTATACGAAAAAGGCATTTCATTAGGTGTTATGTCTAAATCCTACGGTTTAGCAGGATTAAGAATAGGTTGGTTAGCAACTCAAGATAATAATTTAATAGAAAAATTAATAAAAATGAAACATTACACAACTATATGTAATTCAGCAACATCAGAATTTCTAGCCAAAATAGCTTTAAAGCATAGTGATGAAATTTTAAATAGAAATAAAGAAATAATATTAGAAAATTTATCTATTGCCGAAGACTTTTTTAATAAATATAATTCTTTATTTGAGTTTTATAGACAAATGGCAGGTCCTATAGCATTTGTAAAAATAAATATAGATGAAAAAATTGAGGATTTCTGTGAAAAGTTAGTACAAAACAAAGGTGTATTATTATTACCTGCAAATATATATGATTACCCTGGAAATTACTTCAGAATTGGATTTGGAAGAAAAAACTTTAGAGAAAGTTTATTTAAATTCGAAGAATTTTTAATTGAAAATAATTATGTTTAA